A genomic segment from Thamnophis elegans isolate rThaEle1 chromosome 3, rThaEle1.pri, whole genome shotgun sequence encodes:
- the LOC116505745 gene encoding olfactory receptor 10AC1-like, translated as METDNQTSSSMEFLLLGFSDLFHLRFFFFFILLGMHLATLAGNLLILLAVSAEPSRPPMLFFLCQLSAIELCYTLIIAPKALADLLSNGESTISFVGCATQMHFFVALGGAECFLLLAMSYDRYVAICQPLHYMAVMNQAFCLQLLVICYLGGFVVSLGLTLAIFHLPFCSSHHIDHFFCDVSALLHLACTKNYINELPLLLACTLLLLLPFLLILISYICICLAVMRIHDSSGRGKAFSTCISHLVVTILHYGCATFIYVRPKSSYSPRRDKMIALVYTNITPLLYPLIYSVRNKEIKGAVRKLLQKRLAYSNWSIFKSRPAHF; from the coding sequence ATGGAGACCGATAACCAGACATCCTCAAGCATGGAATTCCTGCTGCTTGGGTTCTCTGACCTGTTCCACTTgcggtttttctttttcttcatcctCCTTGGGATGCACTTGGCTACCCTTGCAGGAAACCTGCTGATTCTCTTGGCTGTGTCAGCTGAGCCCTCCCGTCCTCCAATGCTCTTTTTCCTCTGCCAGCTCTCGGCCATTGAGCTCTGTTATACCCTCATCATTGCTCCCAAAGCGCTGGCTGACCTGTTAAGCAATGGGGaaagcaccatttcttttgtgggCTGTGCTACCCAGATGCATTTCTTTGTAGCTCTGGGGGGAGCCGAATGTTTCCTCCTTTTAGCCATGTCTTATGACCGCTATGTAGCCATCTGCCAGCCCCTTCACTACATGGCAGTGATGAACCAAGCGTTCTGTCTTCAGCTTTTGGTCATCTGCTACCTTGGGGGATTTGTAGTCTCTCTGGGGCTGACTCTGGCTATCTTCCACCTGCCCTTCTGCAGTTCCCACCATATTGATCACTTCTTTTGTGATGTCTCTGCTCTTCTCCACTTGGCCTGCACCAAGAACTATATCAATGAGCTTCCCCTCCTTCTAGCTTGCacgctcctcctgctcctccctttcctcctcattCTTATCTCTTACATCTGCATCTGCCTTGCTGTGATGAGGATCCATGATTCCTCTGGCCGAGGTAAAGCTTTCTCCACTTGCATCTCACACCTGGTGGTCACAATCTTGCACTATGGTTGTGCCACTTTCATATATGTCCGACCCAAGTCTAGTTATTCACCCCGTCGAGATAAGATGATAGCCCTGGTCTATACCAACATTACCCCCCTGCTGTATCCTTTAATTTATAGTGTTAGGAACAAAGAAATCAAAGGAGCTGTGAGGAAGTTATTGCAAAAAAGATTAGCTTATTCAAACTGGAGCATCTTTAAAAGCAGACCTGCTCATTTCTGA